A window of Sorex araneus isolate mSorAra2 chromosome 3, mSorAra2.pri, whole genome shotgun sequence genomic DNA:
agaaatcaaatatcCCAAGTATGAAGGGAAAAAGTCAGAAGATAGAGCTGAAGGAATGTGATCACCCTTTattcctttctgtctttccttgcTTATACAGAAATCAGTGCAAAAGATGCGAAGTCACTTATACCCCTGATGGTATTAATGGTGATCATTTTTCTGATATTCCTGTACTGGGAAAATGAGCTGAATCAAGATGTAGGGATAATGACCTTAGAGCATTTATACGTGGACCACCCGAAGAGCGACATTCCTGTAAGGTACTGCAACTCCATGATTTTACGAAGAGTCATCAGGGAACCTGACCACAGTTGCAAAAAGGAGCATGTCTTTATCCACGAGAGGCCGCAAATTATCAACGGGGTTTGCAATTCTCCCAAGAAGATGATTTGCGGAAATGATTCTTTAACGTTATGTTTCCAGAGTGAGCAGAGGTTTAAAATGACAGTGTGTCAACTCTCTGGAGGGACCAGATACCCTGCCTGTAGATACCACAGTTTGCTCACAGAAGCCTTTATCACTGTCAGTTGCAATGTCTTGGGGCCAGCTAAATTTTATGAATATGTCAAATAATTCCAGACCATTTCCTGAGTCTGACATCAGTCTCACACTGGAATTGGTTTTTCCTGAGGCACGCCAGAACTGTGGACAGGGGATAAGACCTTGAGTAATACTGCTAATTCATTTGCCCTTCCTGTCTTTCCTTAGCTGGGATCTATTTACTCTGCTTCAGTTGAAAACAGAATCTCTTATTAAATGAGACCATAAACTTTGCTTGTGTTTTGAtcctttgtctcttttctttgAATTGTTTAATGAAAATAAGAATGAATTATAGGCAGAACTAAACTTGGAGCAAGGCAAAatttagacacacacatacacatacacacacacacaaagcccccAATATCTTTCAGAAATTAATATCAAagcttgagagatagcacaatgggaaagaaacttgccttgcacttgaccaacttgggtttgattcctggcatcctatatggttccctaagcatggccaggagtgatccctaagcacagaggcaggattaacctttgagcattgctgtaTGTGGcctcaaaagaaattaaataaataaaatcaaaatcaatgccaaggggctggagcgatagcacagcgggtagggcgtttgccttgcacgcggccgacccaggttcaaatcccagcatcccatatggtcccctgagcaccgccaggagtaattcctgagtgcagagccaggagtaacccctgtgcatcgccaggtgtgacccaaaaagcaaaaaaaaaaaaaaaaaaaaaaaccaaaatcaatgcCAAAGTTTCTGACATATgaattatctaaattttattttgcttttctagatcacacccagcagtcctcagagctgtttactcctgactcagtgctcaggtatcactcgtggtggagctcaggagaccctgtgtggtgccagggaatcaaacagtggtcagctgcgtgcaagatgGACATCTTAATTCCTATACTAAGTCCTTGACCCCAAAGATATCTAAATTTTAAATCAAGACCCAATTTAGGTGTCGGGATGTGGCTCAATGTTTTAgcccatgccttgcatgtgtgaggttctggacTTGATACCCagaactgcaaaaaataaaatcactgtatcactgtatcactgtcatcccgttgatcatcgatttgcttgagcaggtgccagtaacgtctccatt
This region includes:
- the RNASE12 gene encoding probable inactive ribonuclease-like protein 12, with product MLPVKVTERTKEISAKDAKSLIPLMVLMVIIFLIFLYWENELNQDVGIMTLEHLYVDHPKSDIPVRYCNSMILRRVIREPDHSCKKEHVFIHERPQIINGVCNSPKKMICGNDSLTLCFQSEQRFKMTVCQLSGGTRYPACRYHSLLTEAFITVSCNVLGPAKFYEYVK